One Nicotiana sylvestris chromosome 12, ASM39365v2, whole genome shotgun sequence genomic window carries:
- the LOC104232586 gene encoding protein SHI RELATED SEQUENCE 3-like isoform X3, with protein MMMMMREDGISSNSRCQDCGNQAKKDCPYLRCRTCCKSRGFQCQTHVKSTWIPVSRRRPRHHLLHTIQQQQQQQKQLQANPKRYRENDNNLAAGGKEEDLPTELSLPAVFRCVRVSSVDNVVDQYAYQTSVKIAGHVFKGILYDQGPETETHYTNMARESSSNGFQQEQLTTNLTQPLPSYPSPFNNFMPGINIFCQIPKNHLL; from the exons atgatgatgatgatgagagaAGATGGAATATCATCAAACAGTAGGTGTCAAGACTGTggaaatcaagcaaagaaagATTGTCCATATTTGAGGTGCAGAACTTGCTGTAAAAGCCGAGGGTTTCAGTGTCAAACCCATGTCAAAAGCACTTGGATCCCTGTCTCTAGAAGACGTCCAAGGCACCACCTTCTTCATACTAttcaacaacaacagcagcagcagaagCAGCTTCAAGCAAACCCTAAAAGATACAGAGAAAATGATAATAATCTTGCTGCAG GTGGGAAAGAAGAAGATCTACCAACAGAATTGAGTTTACCAGCAGTATTTCGATGTGTTCGAGTAAGTTCAGTAGACAATGTGGTGGATCAATATGCTTATCAGACATCAGTGAAAATAGCAGGACATGTATTTAAAGGGATATTATATGATCAAGGCCCTGAGACTGAGACTCATTACACTAATATGGCTAGGGAAAGCTCCTCAAATGGCTTCCAGCAAGAGCAACTTACAACAAATTTAACACAACCACTACCTTCTTACCCTAGTCCTTTTAATAATTTCATGCCTG GAATTAATATTTTCTGCCAAataccaaaaaatcacttattataG